The Rhodopseudomonas julia DNA segment GCCATCGTCGATGTGCTGGCGCAGGCGGACGATGCTTTTCTCGTCAGCGAGAAACTCGTCAAAGGCTCCATGCATCTGATCGAGGCCGATCGCGCCGAGACGCTTTACGACACGATGGGGCCGGGCCAGCTCATCTCCGGTGGCTGCGCCGGCAATACGGCGGCGGGTGTCGCCTCCCTGGGCGGTTCGGCAGCCTTCATCGGCAAGGTGGCGGACGACGAGCTCGGCCATTTCTACCGCCACGACATGCAATCGGTCGGCATCGCCTTCCCCGCGAAGCCGCTGGCGGAAGGAGCGCCGACGGCGCGCTGCCTCATTCTGATCACGCCGGATTCAGAGCGCACCATGAGCACCTATCTCGGTGCCTGCCAGGAGCTCACCTCGGCCGATATCGACAGGGCCACCGTGGAAGCTGCGGAGATCACCTATCTCGAAGGCTATCTCTGGGATCCGCCGAAAGCGAAGGAAGCGTTCCGCACCGCTTCCGAGATCGCTCATGGCGCCGGCCGCAAAGTGGCGCTCACCTTGTCGGATTCCTTCTGCGTCGACCGCTTCCGGGCAGAATTTCTGGAGCTCATGCGCAGCGGAGTCGTCGACATCGTCTTCGCCAACAACCATGAGGTTCTGGCGCTCTATGAGACGAGCGACCTCGGCACGGGCATCGAATCGCTCGCGGCCGATGTCGGTCTTGCCGCCGTCACGCTCGGCGCAGAAGGCTCTCTCGTGGTGCGCGGAGGCGAACGCATCACTGTCCCGGCTCCCGAGGTCGACACGATCCTCGACAAGACCGGCGCCGGCGATCTCTTTGCCTCCGGCTTCCTCTTCGGTCTTGCCCGCAACGCGCCGCTCGGCCGCTGCGCGGAGCTCGGTTCGCTCGCGGCCGGTGAGATCATTTCCCATCTCGGCGCCAGGCCCCAGGCCTCCCTTCAGAACCTCGCGGAACAAGAGCGCTTGTTGGCTGGTCTCGCCGCCTGAGTTTCGGCGACTAGCGAAAGCTCTTTTAAATCAGAACTTTGAAAATTAAGTCGATCGACTGACTAAAAAGTGGGGCACGATCTAATGTCGTGCCCCGCTCGGCTTCGATGATCAAACACGTCTCAAGCCCTCGCCCGTCGTCCACCGACTGCGAGGTGAAGACGCTAGAGGATGAAGCGGCTGAGATCGGCGTTTCTGGCCAGATCGCCGACATGCTCCTCCACATAGGCAGCGTCGATCGTGACCGTCTCGCCGTGACGGTCCGGCGCCGTGAACGAGATCTCGTCGAGGATCCGCTCCATCACGGTCTGAAGCCGCCTTGCGCCGATATTTTCCACACTGGAATTGATCTCCACGCCGAGCCTCGCAATCGCGTCGATGGCGTCGTCGGTGAATTCCAGCGTCACGCCCTCGGTCGAAAGAAGCGCCACATATTGCTTCACGAGGCTCGCTTCCGTCTCCGTCAGGATACGGCGGAAATCTTCCTCGGTCAGCGCCCTGAGCTCCACACGGATCGGCAGGCGGCCCTGCAGCTCCGGCAGAAGGTCCGACGGCTTCGACACATGGAAGGCGCCCGAGGCCACGAAGAGGATGTGATCGGTCTTCACGGGCCCATGCTTGGTCGCGACCGTCGTGCCTTCGACGAGCGGCAACAGATCGCGCTGCACGCCCTCGCGGGAGACATCGCCGCCGGCACGCCCGTCGCGGGCGCAGATCTTGTCGATCTCGTCGAGGAAGACGATGCCGTCGTCTTCAACCGCACGGATGGCCTCCTGCACGATCTGGTCGTCGTCGAGGAGATTGTCGGATTCCTCGGCGATCAAGAGATCGTAAGAATCCTTGACGAGCGTCTTGCGGGTCTTGGTGCGGCCCTGGCCGAAGGCCTTGCCGAGCATCTCACCGACATTCATGACGCCGACGGAGGCACCCGGCATGCCCGGCACCTCGAAGGCGCCCATCGGGTTGGAGACGTCGCGCACCTCGATCTCGATCTCCTTGTCGTCGAGCAGGCCCTCGCGCAGCTTGTGGCGGAAGCTGTCACGCGTCGTCGGGCTCGCATGCTGGCCGACGAGCGCGTCGAGAACCCGTTCTTCCGCCTGCAGATGCGCCTTTGCCTGCACTTCCTTGCGCTTCATCTCGCGCACCATGGCGATGCCGGCCTCGACGAGATCGCGGATGATCTGTTCAACGTCGCGGCCGACATAGCCGACCTCGGTGAATTTTGTCGCTTCCACCTTGATGAAGGGTGCGTTGACGAGCTTGGCGAGGCGGCGGGAAATCTCTGTCTTGCCGACGCCGGTCGGACCGATCATCAAGATGTTTTTCGGCAGGACCTCTTCGCGCAGGGGCCCTTCCAGCTGCTGACGGCGCCAGCGATTGCGAAGGGCGATGGCGACGGCGCGCTTCGCCTCTTTCTGGCCGATGATGTAGCGGTCGAGCTCCGAAACGGTCTCGCGGGGGGAAAATGTGGTCATGTGGCGGACTCCGCCGTAAGGCTTTCGACGATGATGTTGTGATTGGTGTAGACGCAGATTTCGGCTGCGATCTGCATGGCGCGGCGAGCAATGTCTTCCGCATCGAGATCGGAATCTCCGAGAGCACGAGCCGCGGCGAGAGCGTAATTGCCGCCCGATCCGATGGCGGCCACGCCTTCCTGCGGCTCCAGAACGTCGCCGGTGCCGGTCAGAACCAGCGTCGTTTGCTTGTCGGCGACGATCATCATCGCCTCCAGACGCCGCAAATAGCGGTCCGTGCGCCAGTCCTTGGCGAGCTCCACGCAGGCGCGCATGAGCTGACCCGGATATTGTTCGAGCTTGGCTTCGAGCCGCTCTAGAAGCGTGAAGGCATCCGCGGTCGCACCGGCAAAGCCGGCGATCACATCACCTTTGGCGAGCGGGCGAACCTTGCGGGCATTGGCCTTCATCACGGTCTGACCCATGGTCACCTGGCCGTCGCCTGCGATCACGACTTTGTCGCCCTTGCGGACGGTCACGATGGTCGTGCCGTGCCAGGGGGCGGCGGGATCGAATTCTGTCACTGATTGCTCCTTGTCAGCGGATGCGGGTGAGCCGTGGAGGCCTCGACCGGCACCCCCTCTTTCTGTGCAGGTTGGCCCCTATTTAGGCATGCGCGGCCGGCCTGCAAACGCGCTGCGGCATGTCGGGTGCGTATGGTGCATTTGCAATGGTCCCGCCCGCTGGTAAGACGGGCGCCGAAGGAGAGCCGTGATGCGCAAGGCCGAGCTGAGCCGCGACACCAGCGAAACGAAGATCAGCCTCGCCATCAATGTCGATGGCGGCGGGCGGTACGATATCGAGACGGGCATCGGCTTCTTCGATCATATGCTGGAGCAGCTCGCGCGCCACTCCCTGATCGACCTGACGCTGAAGGCCGAAGGCGATCTCCACATCGACCAGCATCACACGGTCGAAGATGTCGGCATCGCGCTCGGCCAGGCGCTCGATCGGGCGCTCGGCGACCGCCGCGGCATCACCCGCTATGCCTCGCTCGATCTCGCCATGGACGAAACGCTGACGCGTGCGGCCGTCGACGTGTCGGGCCGGCCCTATCTCGTCTGGCGCGTCCGCTTCGACCGCCACAAAGTGGGCGAGTTCGACACGGAGCTGTTCAAGGAGTTCTTCCAGGCCTTGGCCCAGAACGCCCGCATCACGCTCCACATCGAGAACCTGTATGGCGAGAACGCCCACCATGTCGCCGAAACCTGCTTCAAGGCGGTTGCACGTGTGCTGCGACAGGCGCTTGCGCTCGATCCGAGAATTGCCGACGAGATTCCCTCCACCAAGGGCACGCTGACGGCTTGAGCATGTTTTCCAGGACGACCCATTACACGGTGCATCTGCCGCCCGAAAAAGAGGGCGTCGATGGGGCCCTGCGCGCCGCTTTCATCAAGGACGGGATGAACTGGCCGGCGCTCTTCATCCCGTTCCTGTGGCTTCTCTACCGGCGCATGTGGCTGCCGCTCCTGCTCTACCTCGTGGCAAGCGGAGCGGTTGCAACACTCGGCTTCCGCTTCGGAGAAGCGGCAGCGCAATGGTGTGGCCTTCTCTTTGCGATCCTCTTCGCACTTGAGGCCAACAATCTCCGCCGCTGGTCCCTGTCGCGCCGCGGCTGGCGGGAAGCAGGGGCGGCGTATGGCCGTTCCGAGGACGAGGCCGCGATCCGCTTTTTCGGCCGTCGGGAGGAAGAATTCGCCGCGTCGAGGCCGGTCGCCTCGCGGCCTGTCGTTCCGGAAGTCGCGCCGGCACGCCCGCGCGGGCGCCCCTGGTCGGCCGCCGGCGATCGCGACACACCGGAGGTCATGGGACTCTTTCCGGAGAGGGGCGGATGAGCGT contains these protein-coding regions:
- a CDS encoding adenosine kinase, which codes for MAERKYDVLAIGNAIVDVLAQADDAFLVSEKLVKGSMHLIEADRAETLYDTMGPGQLISGGCAGNTAAGVASLGGSAAFIGKVADDELGHFYRHDMQSVGIAFPAKPLAEGAPTARCLILITPDSERTMSTYLGACQELTSADIDRATVEAAEITYLEGYLWDPPKAKEAFRTASEIAHGAGRKVALTLSDSFCVDRFRAEFLELMRSGVVDIVFANNHEVLALYETSDLGTGIESLAADVGLAAVTLGAEGSLVVRGGERITVPAPEVDTILDKTGAGDLFASGFLFGLARNAPLGRCAELGSLAAGEIISHLGARPQASLQNLAEQERLLAGLAA
- the hslU gene encoding ATP-dependent protease ATPase subunit HslU, whose product is MTTFSPRETVSELDRYIIGQKEAKRAVAIALRNRWRRQQLEGPLREEVLPKNILMIGPTGVGKTEISRRLAKLVNAPFIKVEATKFTEVGYVGRDVEQIIRDLVEAGIAMVREMKRKEVQAKAHLQAEERVLDALVGQHASPTTRDSFRHKLREGLLDDKEIEIEVRDVSNPMGAFEVPGMPGASVGVMNVGEMLGKAFGQGRTKTRKTLVKDSYDLLIAEESDNLLDDDQIVQEAIRAVEDDGIVFLDEIDKICARDGRAGGDVSREGVQRDLLPLVEGTTVATKHGPVKTDHILFVASGAFHVSKPSDLLPELQGRLPIRVELRALTEEDFRRILTETEASLVKQYVALLSTEGVTLEFTDDAIDAIARLGVEINSSVENIGARRLQTVMERILDEISFTAPDRHGETVTIDAAYVEEHVGDLARNADLSRFIL
- the hslV gene encoding ATP-dependent protease subunit HslV; its protein translation is MTEFDPAAPWHGTTIVTVRKGDKVVIAGDGQVTMGQTVMKANARKVRPLAKGDVIAGFAGATADAFTLLERLEAKLEQYPGQLMRACVELAKDWRTDRYLRRLEAMMIVADKQTTLVLTGTGDVLEPQEGVAAIGSGGNYALAAARALGDSDLDAEDIARRAMQIAAEICVYTNHNIIVESLTAESAT
- the hisB gene encoding imidazoleglycerol-phosphate dehydratase HisB; translated protein: MRKAELSRDTSETKISLAINVDGGGRYDIETGIGFFDHMLEQLARHSLIDLTLKAEGDLHIDQHHTVEDVGIALGQALDRALGDRRGITRYASLDLAMDETLTRAAVDVSGRPYLVWRVRFDRHKVGEFDTELFKEFFQALAQNARITLHIENLYGENAHHVAETCFKAVARVLRQALALDPRIADEIPSTKGTLTA
- a CDS encoding DUF2628 domain-containing protein codes for the protein MFSRTTHYTVHLPPEKEGVDGALRAAFIKDGMNWPALFIPFLWLLYRRMWLPLLLYLVASGAVATLGFRFGEAAAQWCGLLFAILFALEANNLRRWSLSRRGWREAGAAYGRSEDEAAIRFFGRREEEFAASRPVASRPVVPEVAPARPRGRPWSAAGDRDTPEVMGLFPERGG